In Parasegetibacter sp. NRK P23, the genomic stretch TTGTGGCTAATCGTAAACAACCCTGATCTTTCCGGTTTGGGCGTTTTTCGAACTTAATCAACAATCTTTCATTCAACAGCCCGTTGCGTCACCGCGTCGTTGCGAGAAATAAAAAATACGCATCCCTTACTAAAGCCAGCAAAACACAAACAACGCTTTGCGTCCCCGCTCCTTTGCGTCTTTGCGTGAAAACAGTAAATTTGCCCTCTCAACAATAAAAACCCGCAAAAAAACATAGATGGGACGCATATTTGAAGTAAGAAAATCCACCATGTTCGCCCGTTGGGACCGCATGGCCAAGCAATTCACCCGTATCGGAAAAGAGATCGTGATCGCCGTAAAAGCCGGAGGCCCCGATCCCGCCACCAACCCTACCCTCCGCCGGTGCTACCTGAACGCCAAGGCCGTAAACATGCCGAAGGACCGCGTGGAAGCCGCCATCAAAAGGGCGATGGGAAAGGATACCAGCAACTACGATGAGATTTTGTATGAAGGATACGGTCCCCATGGCGTGGCTATTCTCGTGGAAACGGCCACCGACAACCATGTGCGCACCGTGGCTAACGTGAAAGCCATCTTCAACAAAGGAAACGGCGCACTGGGCAACAGCAACAGCGTAAGTTTTCAGTTCAAAAAAATGGGCGTTTTCAAACTGGCCCTCGCCGATAACATCTCCGCTGAAGACCTCGAACTCGAACTCATAGATTTCGGGCTGGAAGAACTGGGCGAAGGAACCGGCGAGAATGGCGAAGAAGTGCTGGTGCTGCGTTGCGCGTTTACCGATTTCGGCAACCTGCAAAAAGCGCTCGAAGACCGTGGCATCACCCCTATCAGCAGTGAACTGGAATGGATCCCCACCACCACCGTTGAACTGGATGAAGAAAAAGCGCAGGAACTACTGAAGCTGGTAGACAAACTGGAACAGGATGAAGATGTGCAGAAGGTGTTCCACAATTTAGCTTAGAAAATTTTGAATGATGAATGATGGATTTTGAATTAAAAGACTAATTGGTAAATACCTGATATGTAAAACGGCGTGCTGAAGTTCAACACGCCGTTTTAATATTAATTCATCATCTAACATTCAAAATTCCCCTACTCTCCCATCATCTCCATCACCACGTCTACCACATCTTCCATATTGGGTTTACTGAAATAGTCGCCATCGCTTCCGTAGGCGGGACGATGCGCTTTCGCGGTAAGGGTGCGCGGGGCCACATCCAGCCAGCGGTAACCGCCCTGTTCTTCCATCACCTTATTGAACATATAAGCGGCGGCGCCTCCGGGCACATCTTCATCAATAAAAATGATCCGGTTCGTTTTTTTGAGCGAGTCCAGTATCTTATGACCGGTATCGAAGGGCAATAAGGTTTGCACGTCAACAATTTCACAACTGATCCCATGTTCTTCCAGCACGGTGGCCGCCTCCGCGATGATGCGCAGCATAGAACCGTAAGACACAATGGTGATATCCGTTCCTTCACGCAGCACTTCCGGCACGCCGAGCGGCACCCGGAACTCCAGCAGGTTCGACGGCATTTTCTCCTTCAAACGGTATCCGTTCAGGCACTCGATCACAATGGCGGGATCGTTGCCCTGTAATAAAGTATTGTAGAATCCTGCGGCCTGCACCATATTACGGGGCACGCAAACATGCATTCCGCGCAACGAATTTACGATCATACCCATGGGAGATCCGCTGTGCCAGATACCTTCCAGCCGGTGACCACGGGTCCGCACGATCAACGGCACACTCTGCAACCCTTTTGTCCTGTAATGTGTGGTGGCCACA encodes the following:
- a CDS encoding YebC/PmpR family DNA-binding transcriptional regulator yields the protein MGRIFEVRKSTMFARWDRMAKQFTRIGKEIVIAVKAGGPDPATNPTLRRCYLNAKAVNMPKDRVEAAIKRAMGKDTSNYDEILYEGYGPHGVAILVETATDNHVRTVANVKAIFNKGNGALGNSNSVSFQFKKMGVFKLALADNISAEDLELELIDFGLEELGEGTGENGEEVLVLRCAFTDFGNLQKALEDRGITPISSELEWIPTTTVELDEEKAQELLKLVDKLEQDEDVQKVFHNLA